From Halorussus lipolyticus:
GCGGGCGAGAATACCCGACGATGAGAGTCGGCATCGTCGCCCAGAAGGGCAACTCACGGGCGGCCTTTCTGGCCGAACAGATACGCGAAACCCTGCCGGAGGAGGTCACGATTCGACTGGACGACGCGACCGCAGAGCGCGTGGACGGCGAGGGCTACCCAGTAGACGAGATGGACGCCTGCGATTTGGTGGTCTCCATCGGCGGCGACGGCACCTTCCTGTTCGCGGCCCGAGGAGCAGGCCCGACCCCGATTCTGGGCGTCAACCTCGGCGAGGTCGGATTCCTCAACGGCGTCGCGCCCGACGACGCAGTAGAGACTGTCGAAGCCGTCGTGGCGGGCTATCGGGAGACCGACACGATTCCCTCCCGTGAGGTGCCCCGTTTGCGGGCGACTGGCGAGGACGACAGCGACTGGTCGGTCCATCCCGCGCTCAACGAAATCGTCGTGCAGGGACCCCAACGCGGCCACGGACAGGGCCTCGACTACGAGGTCCGAGTCGATGGCCGCGTCTTTACGACCGGGCACGGCGACGGCGTGCTGGTCTCGACGCCGACCGGAAGCACCGCGTACAACCTGAGCGAGGGCGGACCGCTCGTGCATCCGGACGCCGACAGCCTCGTGATTACCGAGATGTGCGCCGCCGAGTCGATGCCCCCGCTGGTGATGGACGGCGACGCCGAAATCGTGATTCGGGCCGAGGGCGCGGAGTTCGGCTACGTCAGCGCCGACAGCACTCGCAAGCGGTTCGAGATGCCCGAGTCGGTGACGGTCCGACCGGCCGAGGAGCCGACCCGAATCGCCGAGCCGTCTAGCGACTTCTTCCGGGCGCTCGGGAAGTTGGACTGAATCTGCCGAAAGGGAAAGTCCTAATCCCGCCCGTTCGCTAGTCGCCGGTAATGAGCGAGCAACTGCCGGACGTGCAGGCCTCCGAACC
This genomic window contains:
- a CDS encoding NAD(+)/NADH kinase, which gives rise to MRVGIVAQKGNSRAAFLAEQIRETLPEEVTIRLDDATAERVDGEGYPVDEMDACDLVVSIGGDGTFLFAARGAGPTPILGVNLGEVGFLNGVAPDDAVETVEAVVAGYRETDTIPSREVPRLRATGEDDSDWSVHPALNEIVVQGPQRGHGQGLDYEVRVDGRVFTTGHGDGVLVSTPTGSTAYNLSEGGPLVHPDADSLVITEMCAAESMPPLVMDGDAEIVIRAEGAEFGYVSADSTRKRFEMPESVTVRPAEEPTRIAEPSSDFFRALGKLD